One genomic segment of Salminus brasiliensis chromosome 6, fSalBra1.hap2, whole genome shotgun sequence includes these proteins:
- the ctu1 gene encoding cytoplasmic tRNA 2-thiolation protein 1 — translation MPVQCSSCAQNRAVLKRPKTGHSLCKACFFWAFEEEVHHTIVSGRLFSRGETVGIGASGGKDSTVLAHVMKVLNERYDYGLKLLLLSVDEGITGYRDDSLETVKRNQQQYDLPLKIVSYEELYGWTMDAIVKQVGLKNNCTFCGVFRRQALDRGAMMLNVDKICTGHNADDVAETVLMNVLRGDIARLRRCTAISTASDGEGAIPRCKPLKYAYEKEIVLYAYFKKLDYFSTECIYSPNAYRGHARTFLKDLEAVRPSAIMDVIHSGENLSVKDGVKMPVQGTCSRCGYISSQALCKSCVLLEGLNRGLPKLGIGKHHRLHGKILAQQPLTQEEEKKLKAVDF, via the exons ATGCCCGTCCAGTGCAGCAGCTGCGCGCAAAACCGCGCCGTCCTCAAACGGCCCAAAACCGGCCACTCGTTGTGCAAAGCCTGCTTCTTCTGGGCGTTTGAGGAGGAGGTTCATCACACCATCGTGTCCGGCCGCCTGTTCAGCCGCGGGGAGACGGTGGGTATCGGAGCATCAGGTGGGAAGGACTCCACCGTGCTGGCTCACGTTATGAAGGTGCTCAACGAGCGCTACGACTACggcctgaagctgctgctgctctccgtGGACGAGGGCATCACCGGCTACCGCGACGACTCTCTGGAGACGGTGAAGAGAAACCAGCAGCAGTACGATCTGCCCCTCAAGATCGTGTCCTACGAGGAGCTGTATGGCTGGACCATGGACGCCATAGTGAAGCAAGTGGGGCTGAAGAACAACTGCACTTTTTGTGGCGTGTTCAGGAGGCAGGCACTAGACCGAGGTGCCATGATGCTGAATGTGGACAAGATATGTACAG GTCACAACGCAGATGACGTGGCAGAGACTGTGCTGATGAACGTCCTGCGAGGCGACATTGCCCGCCTGCGCCGCTGCACGGCCATCAGTACGGCCAGTGACGGCGAAGGGGCTATACCGCGCTGCAAGCCCTTGAAGTACGCCTATGAGAAAGAGATTGTCCTCTATGCCTATTTTAAGAAGCTCGACTACTTCTCCACCGAGTGCATCTACTCGCCCAACGCCTACCGCGGGCACGCGCGCACCTTCCTTAAAGACCTCGAAGCGGTCAGGCCTAGCGCCATTATGGATGTCATCCACTCTGGAGAGAACCTCTCGGTAAAGGACGGCGTGAAGATGCCGGTCCAGGGGACGTGCTCACGCTGTGGCTACATCTCCAGCCAGGCCTTGTGCAAGTCCTGTGTGCTGCTGGAGGGCCTGAACAGAGGCCTGCCAAAGCTCGGTATAGGCAAGCACCACCGGCTCCACGGCAAGATCCTGGCGCAGCAGCCACTAACccaagaggaggagaagaagctAAAGGCAGTAGACTTTTAA